Genomic DNA from Etheostoma cragini isolate CJK2018 chromosome 7, CSU_Ecrag_1.0, whole genome shotgun sequence:
AATTATATTAGAAATGGAGAAACTTATTTGAAAACTACTGTAGATGAATTTCATGTGCAAAATGTGTGCCAGACACAAGGAAGTTCCTGAAACTACAGCAAATCTGTTTTGTATGAACCTACATTCACCTCCGAAATTTTAGAAACATCTATtggaaaacaatttaaaataaataaaagtgacataACACCTTACAttaagttttaaattaaaagacgAGAGAGAAATGTGCTCATCTTCTCGAGTCAACGTACTATCTCACAGAGAGTCAAAAGCCTTAATAAATACCGAGATGAGGACGAGAGGAATAACGGCCCTCCGACTGGACATACTGCCGAGTAGTAAAGCGTTCAGTTACACCTGGCTCACGATTTCAGAATCCTCTGCAACAAACCACTGGACTGGAGTCCCATCTGCAGCTCTCTGGAGAATCACATTACCCAAAccctgtgaaaaaaaacaatcagggTTTACCTTATGCATACTGCACATACATATAGTgtgtaaataaaagaacattaattAGCAGCTATTTAATTATCCGattcagtcatttttcaagcaaaaaatatgaaaaaatggGATTGCTTCAGATTCTCAAATGTGAGTATTTGTTGctatttcattgttttaacattattgtgaactaaatatttttgggttttggactgttggtcggacaaaCCAAGaaatttgaagacatcaccttTGACCCCAGGAAATTGTAATGGACACTTTCATTGATatctgatgttttatagaccaaaaaaCTAATCGATTTATGGAGGAAATAATGAAGAGACTGGCTGCACCAACCTGTTTAAATGGTGGCAGATGAGGTGAAGTGGGGCTCTTGACACTCAGGAAGCTCTGCTGCTCCACGCAGCCTGGCCGAAACTTCTGCAGCTGATTCCTCTGATGCCAGGACTTCAACTCCTCTGACACGATGTCTCTGGGCATCAGCCTGATGGCGTGGTTCGGATACTCCTTCAGTGAAGGCGTTCGCACCAGCCTGGTGTAAGGCGGGGGGGGCTTTAGGATTCCCCTCGGGGAGAACGCTCCCTCCTGCCACTGCCTTTGCTGAGGGCTGTGTGCCACAGGAGGGGAGGATAGGAAGCACTTTCCCATGTCCAGGTCTTGAGGGGAGAGGGGGCAATCTTCTGCTATTGCCCTGACGTAGCTAGGATTGGGCTGGGGCTGGTTGATGTTCTTGTGTGAGCTGGCAAAGTTGGAGAGCCCTATCTTTTGTGCCCCCAAGTGGAATCCGTAAGGCGGCGGGCAGAGCTTTGGGATCTCAGTGGGTCCATCCCTGCCTGGAGAGCTAATGTAGGAGGAAGACGAGTGCTCCGAGCTGCTGTCTTCCGAGCTGGACTGGTAAGGGCGTAAGGGAGAGTTCTCTGAAGAACGCACCAGGAAATCAGCCAGGCAGCGTCGCTGCGGCAGCCTGGCTCGCCCTTGATTGTTCTCTGAGTTGAGGCGCTCCTTGTCAGCATGTGGCTTACTTTTGGGAAGTCTGAGGAGACATGTGAAATTGTAAAATTATAGTTCACATATTGTGATGCACCGTGTGCATTGGTGTACTTATGTATATGACTTCTCTGTGTACCTGAAGGACTGGGAGTACTGTCGGCGTACATGTAGCTCTGGGGTGGAGGGGGCGCTGGTGGAGTTGTTCTGACGCAGAGCCGTGTTCTTTAGAAACTGCGACAGAGGAATTATGCTCTCTGCAGACACCTGAGTTCCTGCTGGACTACTGcgcacaaaaaaacagaaaggaggATGTGAGATATGAATACTGACAAGTtggtttactttttttgattttcttttctctcttataGTCATATTGACACACACTACCCAGTGGAGTTGTGTATTCAATGGGTGAATAGTACACACTAGACTCCTACCTGGACCTGCTGCTGCTAGCAGATTGAGGGTTTGTGGCCTTCTGGTAAGGCTGATCCAGACTGGACTCTTTCCACGGAGAGTTCTGGATGGGAGAGCGCTCATACTCCACGCTGAGCTGACTTGATGACTGCTGGGACGACTGAAGGGTTGTGGCTGACAACTGGAGGGGATCTGAACAGGAAGTGCCCAacactggaggagagagagggccGGGCAAGTCTACATCTGTGTGTGATCacagagaaaatcaaacagTCACTATCATGCTGCTTCAAAATATCTCTGATCTACATTATCTATTGTATCCTTCAAATTAATacttattatactgtatgtctaaatCTAAGCATGATAGTCTGAGAGTGATAAACTTCAAAGCATATACTATATAAGCATATATAGCATATATAAGCATACTCCCTACTCACCATCATCCAGGGCCACCACATCAGACAGGGAACTGTCATCAGACATGCACAGATCTGCATACAGAAAGAATATTATAAAAAAGTGTCCATTCTAACCCAAAGAATGATGTTAATGAGTGCAGTGCACAATATGGCCTGAAGGGGACAGCAGTCTAACTCACCTCTGTTTTGGTTGTTTGAGATGCTAAAGTTTGGTGAGTTGCACTCGCTCTTGATCCTGTGCTGGAACACGGCCTCCTGCAGATCCTTCACCTTCTTCTCTACCCTCTTGCACTGCTGCAGTctgctcttcttctgtggtttaCTGAGGTTCTCCTCCAGGGAGAGTTTGCGAGCCGCCTCATAAATCTGCCGCTGAAGAGCCAAGTCAGTTTCCAGCACTTGCAGCTCGGAATCCTGGGATAAACAGACATTCTGACATTTAGTTTTgtaatctctttctctcccaaaAAATAGTCAACTTGAATGGATTCCCGTACCTGTTTATCCAGATGGATCAGACCTTCGTCAAGCTTGAAGGAAGCTCCAATCCTCCTTCTGACCCGCGGTAGCTTCTCATCGGGCATCACAGGATAGTCTGAGGGCAGTTTCCCAGTCAGCTCCTTtgatttcacaataaaagtgttgattacAAAAAGGTGAAAAGTGTGACACCTATACAccaattgaaaataaaaccactcATTTAGAGCTTTAATATACTGTTAATATGTTGTCAACTAGAAGTGACTTACAGCCTCCCGGATGCAGAGCTTCCTGAGCTCCAGGAGGCAGAGCTCCAGGCGCTCCTCCAGAGACTGGTGCTTCAGCTTCAGGGCTCTGGTGTGGGTGGTCAGCTCCTTCACCGGGGACGTGGGGCTGTCTGGACCTGCGGTGAACACACAGAAGATCAGGCTTTCCTCATCAGGATCTGTAGGTGACCATTGGATTTATTCACCGTTTCCTcttaaaatgtttataaatCGTAAAAGTGAGCTAGGAATTAGgtattgaaatataaataaatacaacaatgtgacatgtaacttttttttttagcttgatgTTTTTAGACTCAAACTAAACATGACACGTGTGGAATTTAGATGCTGTATTTTGTGGTGATGTTCATACCAGAGTGCACAATTATCCCACTGTCAGTGTCACTGATCTCCTCTTTGCTCTCGAT
This window encodes:
- the inavaa gene encoding innate immunity activator protein codes for the protein MTAIESKEEISDTDSGIIVHSGPDSPTSPVKELTTHTRALKLKHQSLEERLELCLLELRKLCIREAELTGKLPSDYPVMPDEKLPRVRRRIGASFKLDEGLIHLDKQDSELQVLETDLALQRQIYEAARKLSLEENLSKPQKKSRLQQCKRVEKKVKDLQEAVFQHRIKSECNSPNFSISNNQNRDLCMSDDSSLSDVVALDDDVDLPGPLSPPVLGTSCSDPLQLSATTLQSSQQSSSQLSVEYERSPIQNSPWKESSLDQPYQKATNPQSASSSRSSSPAGTQVSAESIIPLSQFLKNTALRQNNSTSAPSTPELHVRRQYSQSFRLPKSKPHADKERLNSENNQGRARLPQRRCLADFLVRSSENSPLRPYQSSSEDSSSEHSSSSYISSPGRDGPTEIPKLCPPPYGFHLGAQKIGLSNFASSHKNINQPQPNPSYVRAIAEDCPLSPQDLDMGKCFLSSPPVAHSPQQRQWQEGAFSPRGILKPPPPYTRLVRTPSLKEYPNHAIRLMPRDIVSEELKSWHQRNQLQKFRPGCVEQQSFLSVKSPTSPHLPPFKQGLGNVILQRAADGTPVQWFVAEDSEIVSQV